The region ttgaaggaaccgcttcattaaaaattaatttaatccactggtctctgataggtaggtccgttcttggtagagaaaacacatttacatttacagtcaaccacagagcaactcacgtgtgcactagttccaatgtctttcttgactgaatatgagggggagaggggaagggcgagcttcctgctgcgctgtccatatatggtatatcctgtcccgtcttgacgtcaagtatttgagtgcgcgtgcacgtgggctattttacaaaccctgaggtaaacaaatgcttcacttttaaatatcggcttcccggccagtgtataatcgttaggcaatcataacatacattgattctcgtggaaaagtgcaaatatgggtcatgactcctttaagtaCTTTTACAGGTAACATACAGCTGACATTTTCTCCAAATATTGCAAACTTGGATTAAAAAGTGACCAATTGTAATGCATCAAGTCAATGAATTATATTTGGAAATTCTCTCTCTCAATTAATAACAGAAGGAAACTGCATGTACAGTATAATAACTATACAGATTTTGATTCATATGGGTTTAGTCAAGGCACAATATatgtttgaaatataaaattagatgtattttaatttacatttatgtcatgcctcttttatagttttatatgtctcttttaaatttaatttaaattaaaatgaggaGATGTGAACAACGGGAGCACTGAACTCTCTCATGCAGagcatgtttcattcatactcaaagCTGGAGGTCGCTCTCGCACAGAAAGTCCAAAATAAACTCATAGAAGTAATAACTTATGACGGGCAGGAAAACCTTTATACCAACCAAAgcatccagctatcgctgtagtTGAGCTGAATACAAACCAGAAACGTTACTGATAAAACGTGAAAACAATAAACACGATTGCGAAAGTATatggtttatgtgtgtttatcaaGTTATTTccagctaataaataaataaactatttgaTTAATGCAGTACGGATTGACATATCATTTAGTATAGAATATATCAGATACAGTACATTTTCTTCCTTATTCTTTGATAAAAATTGGAAAAATGTGTTCGTAGTAGCATTTATAAACCAATCATAAAATTGTCATTAGGAAAATactgaacaaaaatattatagcCCCTTGCTGCAGCTAACATTACATTTTGAGGTAGATTCCGAGCAAGAAATCGAGCCTTAAAAAACTACTCAAAAATAGTATGTGTAATATTGAATAGATAGCATGACATTgttttaaaagtgtgatttcaaaaattcaaatctattaaataattaaattgtaaataaaaaatgttcttgtttatgttgcttgcttttcttttctGCCTACCTTTTTCGTTTTCCTTGTATGTTATCATGGTTACCTATGATTTACAACTGTTTATTACTATGTTCTTATTGTGTGGATATAGAAAAAAATGCATAGACAGTGGAAGAATTTAATGTGAATTATTCCATTAAAGGTAACTATGATTAATGGGAACATgcaatttgtaattttatatactttttggaattttcttttcatttcacatAAGACAGTCAAAACAGTCAAATAAGTTGTACTTTAGTTGTAAGTGATCTACTTCATATGCAAATATGTCACTCAGTTTTCCTCTTTCTGTTGCAGCACTTGAAACAAAGATATTTAACTGTTAAAAATATGGAGAGAGTGAATATCAAAACAAGTGCGAACAGTGTAACTGCAACATCTACTGAGTAATAGGAGTACCAAGGCAGTTTGTAAGATTCTGACCGAAGGTGAGCAGCACCTTTGTGTCTCATTACAAACTCAATCCAGAAGAGTGCACTGTCCAAAGGTTTAACTGGTGTATCTCTGTGCAGATGAGACAGTCTCTGCATATTCAGTCTGTAGGATGGATCACTGATTACATTTTGTATAGCCGCGTGCAGTGTTTTTTGATCTAAGGTTGCAATAGAAAGTATCTTGGCTCCTCCCCTATTTTGTAATCGAAGAAGATTGTCGTACTGGTCAAAAAACAGTGGAATTCCAACCACTGGAACACCATGATACAAAGCTTCTTGTACCCCATTGGTTCCACCATGAGCAATAAAAACTTTAGTCTTTGGATGCCCTAGAAGATCGTTCTGTGGCATCCAGTCAACCAGTAATGTGTTGTTGCCCAAAGCAGATGGTATTTTTCCAGTGTATCTCCAAATAACCTTTTGAGGGAGCTGAGCAAAAGCAGCTGCTATTTCCGCTGTTATATCATCTGGTAGAATACTAATAAATGACCCCAAAGACATGATAACGACTCCATGCTCTCCAGAACTTTGCATGAAGACTTCAAGGTCATGTGGAAGGGCCTTTGCTGGTTTGCACTGGAAGCCACCAATATAGATGATATTTGGCATAGTTGGACGTggaaattcaaaaacaaaatccaCCCTCATAAGCCATATATCAGCACCCTGGAGAAGTTCATAATAACGTACAGGTGGATAGAAGTATTTGTCACAAAGTGCTTGGTACTGTGCCAAATTAAAATAGCCATTTTGAAAGTACATTAGCAAATAATACATACTATTCTCTACTCGCTGAAAAAAGTTCATTTTGTCTGGGTTTCTAGATCCTGTGATAGGGATGTAGGACAATGGAGAGGGAGCAATCTCAAAATGTCCCTCTCCAACAGTGGTCCATCTCACATTATATACCATGGGTAACTTGAGTTTATGAGCCAGGAAAATGCCTGCACCCCACCCTGGATCAGTGAGCAAAAGATCATATTGATTTTCCTTCAGTGTCTTCAGAATTTCCTCACTTTCAAGTATGTTTGTTATAAGCTGACATATCATTTCATGGGTTTCATAAATGACACTAATCATATCCCAAAACAGCCATACAGCACTTAGCCAGGAGCTCTTTCCTCTTTCATGGTCAATCATGTTGTTGAGCACATCTACCACAAATTCTTCATTTATTCCTTTGGTGACAGGTATGGTTATAGTATTGTAATAAGACGAGTTCTCCTTGATGAACCAGCTACTGGAGCTGCGTATTACATCAACGTTGTGTCCTTGATCATGTAAAGCCTTGATGATGATATCCATGTTCACCCAGTGACTTCCCTCCAAAGGTACCACCAAGATTTTGCCACCATCACAGAGAGAACCAAAAAGGATTATGATTGGTATCCAAAGCGTGACTGAAACCATATTCTTAGAAAATGGTGTCATCTCtctgtaaataataaaatcattgaATTACATATATTGGATAATATTATTATATGCTGTGCAGTACAGTATAGCCAGCAAattatcaagtcaagtctgctttactatcaattcttccacatgcacagcacatacatacagagaattgaaattgggttactctcagacccctggtgcatacagataacactaacagtagagcataaatGTACAGATACACACCGGTACATTATGGAAATAAATAGATGTACACTTGTAGCCTAGTATTCGTGTCACCTGGTTATCTGAATGCTTTGTAATCAATCAGGAAAATTACTGGTCACTgtcttgtttcatgtgtcactTATTACCGAACAATATGTACTGAAATAGAGATTGTCAACTGTTTTATATGATGCATAAAAgtagattttatgtttttatgattttaaaggggtcatgtgatgttgctaaaaggaacattgttttgtgtatttggtgtaatgaaatgtgtttatgcggtttaaggttaaataaacacattcttttccacacaatgtacattattgtttctcctctctaTCCCCCGCCTTTCTGAATCGCATTgcattttacaaagctcatcggtctgaaaagcgaggtgtgctctgattggccagctatcgagtgctttgtgattggccgtATACCTGATCAGAACACCAGCACGATGaggcaaaaacaataaaacccattacaataaagccatttgttgcatccagtggggacataattacagtttataatgacttatactatgttttaaaatcatgtctgcatttgtgataagagaaacaacaaataacaaacacTACTCTAcaacagcggttctcaattccagtccttgctagggatgggtatcgttaaggttttaacggtattactactcttaccgatactgcttaacggtccggtactttaacggtattcttatcggtactttgtgttgtgttaggcagtcgaaaactttgcatttctctgtctgcacataatgcacttttgaaagatgctttgacagattgcttgtgtttctgcccttacatgcaaaaatgttgttgcacttatgacaaccagcgttgtctgcatcaactctagtgaagtataaccacactttggaacgttttgctgtctccgctatcgtcactctttgtattaagcgggagttttcgtactgtaaggggccgttcacatatagtgtctaaaaacgcatggaaaacgctaggcgtgccgctttctgattttttttcccccaaagccttcgggcacttgcgctcctgaggagtctgccgttgctaggcaaccatgacctgctctctccatgaagacgcaaaAATTTCAGCCTCCGCGGggtgcatgagagatctcgcagatctcacagacaaaaatcttaatatgatcgcacattagaaatgtttggtaagataaaatgtgcatgataacattattaagcaaatctcttcgccatcgtcactctttattattaagctggagttttcatactgttatgtctgtgcgtgcgccgcgctcgttgtggtgtgtgtgtgtgactgacagacagcctccgctgcgcgcatgagagatctcgcagatctcacagacaaacatcttaatatgatcgcacattagaaatgtttggtgagataaaatgtgcacgataacattattatgcaaaaatacatagtacattaatttgttcccctccagtaccgaaagcagaaccgataccgtcagatcttactgattactgggccattttaataccgggtttcggtacccatccctagtcCTTGCGCcacccagctctgcatattttgcatttctctttttgtttacacacctgattcagataatcagctcattaaaaGTAAGCTCcttgcatgaactgtgttcccattgacatggtccctactgagttttcattgctccctactccccgagcaggggaaatctgttgaagtttacttcactttggaacattcattcatggatttgtgaTATCTAAtacctgtaaataaatacaacttaaattcacatctcgcacacttcaatgaactttgaatggaacatatacattcaCTTCGAAATGGAATCATAacagaatatcctgtgatgtccactttgcagggcacttatgttcgaatagaacaaatgtctgaagccataagagaaacatacaaaatgtacagaGCAGGGGGGCaagaggactggaattgagaaccgcttctaTACACTactcaaaacttgcatttgaatcatcagtggcaaatcctttactttcagtctgtgagtcagaacagccagtatagtcttctctcccaggatcaggaaataGTTCTACATAAAATGAGCTGCAATATCTGGTTTGAACTgtttggaacagtgttgtaaatacaacttaaccattaatttatagttgtgtcctcttttggaaggctagttatgccttctttctttgcgtgaacatttgggcggcgtttaGCAAATCTTCCCACTTCATGACATAGACGTGGGGGcatgttaacttttataaagaatgtctctttgggtatgagactttagtctttgcaactttacagatcttctttatgcaccaagagcttgcaacactccagagagaaaggaaaacttgaaatcacatcatatgaaccctttaaagtCCAACATTTATCTTCAAGTTGGTTTTGCAGAAACAGTAGCTGCTATCTAGTTCTTCTGCTATAATTgtttgtttctccttttttttaatcactttttcCTGACGAGTATTGCCATAAATGAACTTCTGAGCATAAGGTATTATTCTTTTCTGATtgttgatcatttaaaaaaaaattttacttgACAATTTAGTTCAGTGATCCAGCACATTAAATGACAAACCAAACACATAAACATTCttgggtgcatttcccaaaatcattgttagccaactatggttgAAAGTTCCGTCATTACCAACTTAGTTCATCGATTTGGTGTTTCCTGAAACCATAGTTCAACTGAACATTTGCAAACAGTGTCGGAAACTTAAGTGGTAAGAACTACAGCTCCCGACCTGTAgttagaagcatagtttcttGTTAGACATAtggatttaaaggggtcatatgatgcgtttaaaatttttcctttctctttggagaaaattttttcctttctctttgtgttacaagctcttggtgcatgaagaagatctgtaaagttgcaaagactaaagtctcaaatccaaagagatattcttaatcAAAGTTAAGATTCCGCTACAGCCCCCTAAAACaactcattcaaacacacccccatGTCTATGTTGCTATATGGAAATATTTGcctaatgctgcccaaatgtttaaGCGAAGCAAAAAGGCATGGTTttagtaaccgcagttagtgttgaagcagccatgtcagggagatgctgtgtgcaTCTAGGCGAAGGCAAAAGCCCTTTATTttgccttccgaaagtagatgcatttaggaatctttaagcttaattaaaacataacagcaatgcattttatggacgaccatttcgtgaacctaggagaggaggtactgtaattctgactttactacaacaatctggcgcttctgaatcagctactttatgtatgttttgttattaatttaattattttctattgaatgttcaaatgctgaGTTTTGCCAATAGTATCTGcgggtcatgtgtgtgtgtgtgtgtgtgtgtgtgtgtgtgtgcacgcatgtgtgtgagagagaaagagagatggtcAAACAGTGGAGTCAtctgtcttaaccgtctgtggcttgtgtactgtaaACACATACGATCTTCATCATTTTTTTGTCATGTAACTCTGTTCCCCTTCTGGGTTTGAACTGattgtaaaactaaggacatcCTTAACtgtctatacatttattttgaaagaagaaacTTGCGATTTTGGAaagaggcgtaacatttccgacgagtgcttgcggtgatTGTGGTGAagagcagactgctcttgtcAGGAGGAgaaactttgtagaaaacgactcgtttgagagaggcgcggcatagaggacctacaaca is a window of Carassius carassius chromosome 23, fCarCar2.1, whole genome shotgun sequence DNA encoding:
- the LOC132101298 gene encoding UDP-glucuronosyltransferase 2A1-like translates to MTPFSKNMVSVTLWIPIIILFGSLCDGGKILVVPLEGSHWVNMDIIIKALHDQGHNVDVIRSSSSWFIKENSSYYNTITIPVTKGINEEFVVDVLNNMIDHERGKSSWLSAVWLFWDMISVIYETHEMICQLITNILESEEILKTLKENQYDLLLTDPGWGAGIFLAHKLKLPMVYNVRWTTVGEGHFEIAPSPLSYIPITGSRNPDKMNFFQRVENSMYYLLMYFQNGYFNLAQYQALCDKYFYPPVRYYELLQGADIWLMRVDFVFEFPRPTMPNIIYIGGFQCKPAKALPHDLEVFMQSSGEHGVVIMSLGSFISILPDDITAEIAAAFAQLPQKVIWRYTGKIPSALGNNTLLVDWMPQNDLLGHPKTKVFIAHGGTNGVQEALYHGVPVVGIPLFFDQYDNLLRLQNRGGAKILSIATLDQKTLHAAIQNVISDPSYRLNMQRLSHLHRDTPVKPLDSALFWIEFVMRHKGAAHLRSESYKLPWYSYYSVDVAVTLFALVLIFTLSIFLTVKYLCFKCCNRKRKTE